The sequence below is a genomic window from Pectinophora gossypiella chromosome 13, ilPecGoss1.1, whole genome shotgun sequence.
TGTATTTGTGTCTGCTCTGAAAAGATCACGTTTTACGAAGGAAACTTCAcgatttatgaaaataaatcgTTACCAATGTTAAGTGGTCTGGTAACAGAAATATCAAGCTTCTGACCTTCGTATTTTTTTGGAGAATATGGTGAATATGAGTAATTTGTTCATGTGTGTTAGTGCCAACGGCTACTGTGATATAGTGTACCAGTGAGCAGCATGGCGGACAGGTCTCCCTGCTCCACAAGTGTGTCGCAGGTCGTCCGCACGTACTCGTGCAACTTGCTGTCTGACAGGAAGATGCAAGCAAACGCCACGCGGTCCTCCAGCCGCATCTCTGTCTCGTTCTGAAAAAAATTACGTCAGGTCAGCGAGGAATTCGCGGACCTCACTAGCATTGGACATGTGACTTACATCGTCACGGGTTTAAATTCTgtaatttatgagtttgaattcatacttggatcgtagataattaatatgaagtggTTCTCAGGaattgtgcccagttaatgctCGCGCTCTATTACTTAAACATCGTTTTAAATATCTTTTTGTTAAGTTTTAGAGAGCTGGTATtctcccaaatattaaataaataaacattaatgcAATGGTGTTTCGATAACGATTTGTTGGCTCGCAGGAATCCAGATTTCACGCATATCATCAGCATCCAGTCTTTCCACCTTTTATTGGGTCTGCCTCTGCTGTGGCCTTAATGAGGAAGTACCTATTTTGTGAGCGCTTTGGCCAACCTTACTGGGAACCTTTGGCAAACATGGCCAACCATGGCCCTTGGAGAAGAAATAAGTAAAATTTCCATGAAACATGTGCATGAAGTCTTTTACGAGAGTGGAGAAGAGAAAGTCGTGTGTCacgatcgtagtaagtgaaattccgtgatctctgcctactccaaaaGAGAAATCGGCGTAATCATATAACGGGAGAGCTTCGGCCTTTCGGGGGCATTTGGCAAACATGGCCAACGGTGGCCTTAGAGAAGAAATAAGCGAATTGTGTTACGAGCACGGCGCTGAGGTCGGGCGAGTGGTGCGGCGCCTggtgcggcggcgcggcgcccgCCACGGACGCGGCCAGGAAGTGCAGCAGCGCGCGCAGGTAGGCGTCGggcagcgccgccgccgccgccgccaccgcctcGCGCCACAGCCGCTCCTCCGACAGCCCCGCCAGCGCCAGCGCCACCACGCGCAGCTGCAACCACCCACACTCTCTCACATCCACAGGCAGCACATAGAGTCTTACCATTATCGCCAGAGCTCCAAGGGTCGATTTTTCAAGATCAAAATATTatgtacacattttttcagGATTATGAAAGTAAATTAGACAAGTTACTTTGTCTTTCGTTGCCTACTGGTGTGAGTTTTTCAGTGTTCCATTCCATTTCAGATCTGGCATATtattctgaaggcacgttaagtaatTGGTACAAAGTCACTGTCGTTTAGTACGCAGACTTATTTCTCAAaaggggagcgccagttcgagcCCGTGTGGTACCTTAATAATACAGATGTTACtgtttgaaaagcttccttctctcttttaaacttctattttgttgtgcctgaaagggtctatgatatgaaactcatatgtaacttacaaacttgtacaccatcatagtatgcaaataatgAATATTGAATAATGAACCCCGATACCGGATAAGctgtttcactaacacagttggctcgacaggGCATTATAGATGCCGATaacgctcaccacctatcacgttggtctaacagaaaactcgaaGAAGTGTGGACACTTAGTtaatcttgctatggatgtacctctgactaccccaattgggatatagtcgtaaacttatgttatgttttacgtATTTATTACATGGGCCATCATCCATATAGATAGTTTATGGCATGCATACCTGCGGCTCGCGGGCCCGCGCCAGCACGTCGAGCGCAGTGCGCAGGCGCAGATGGAAGGCGGccagcgcggcggcgcggcacgGCGTCCCGGCCGCCTCGAGGCGCTCCACCCCCGCCCCCGCGTTCTCCCAGCCCCAGCCCCAGCCGCACAGCTGCAGTGCGCGCGTGCGttctgcactcctgcgcatgtaatacatattatttattgattttctcTTACAGAAGCTGCACTTCTTCGCAAGTCttccatcaggtgagattgtggtcaaatattTGTCTATCtcccataaaaataataacaattaagATTTCATGCCTTATAAGGGGAACTTTCGGTATAAGTTATCTAATTATAACGCCTATCCGTCACGTTAATCGCGACGCGGGCGCTTTTTAGTAATGTTCTACTTGACCACTGAATGTCTGGAGTTGTGGTTTTAACAGAATAATTGACTGAACAGTTTTTCGTGGTTCGATAGCCACATCCAACGATAAGATTTTGATCTGGATAAATTGTTCCAAAAATGATTATGTATAGGAAAATGAGGTAGATACTCTTAGAGATCGACTTCTCCTTTCATCTTCAACTTTTTTTTGAAGGTTGGAATCCCTATCCGAGTTCTAAataactgaattcgactttatagcAATTGGGTCGTCCTAATATTGGACGATGCACGGAGCGTATATGCTACGCTGTCTACCTCTTCGAGGATACAGTGAGCTGTCTGACCTGTATATAGTGACCCGTCTGTTCGGCAGGTCCGGCAGCAGCGAGGGCACCATCTCGGAGCGGTAGCCGCCTTCGCCCGGGGACCGGAGCACAGTTCGCACGCCTGGGTGCTTCCAAGGGCTGTTGCGGATGCAGCCTACAATCAATTTATTTGTTCAAGATCCCTTCAAAAAGCATCACTTTTGCGATCTTTTCTGGTGTCGTGTGTGAGACTAttgaccaacctcaccaacccagGGTTAGgtactattgatccgccaaaggccgttaaaactacacacacactacacttaagtaaatactatACAGGACTGATTGCTTAACATGCTCTCGATGTACTTCTCacttttggacagtcaggtcctaatcaaactagggaacacaaagtgatttttatgatatgtctcgccaggattcgaacccgggacctccggatcgtgagcccaacgctcaaccactgggacCACAGAGACAGACATTCTACAGATTGGGGATTTTTTTCGAAGCGGCGAACTTGGTAGATTAGGTTCAGAACAGTACCAATATTCAGATAACAACTTACCGTCTTCAACTAGTGACTTGCTCAGCGCTAAGAAATGCCACAGACCACTTAATACCTCGTCGTCAGCCAGGTCAGCGTTCTGCCATAGATCCGGCTGAAAACAATCAACCTTTGTAAAACAACACGACCCGCAATTTTTAGGATAGGGTGTAAGATATCtttcaatattttaaaatgagctATGGAGCTCGCTAAATTCGGCGTCTCTCAAATTGAGGCAGAGAAGCAAAGTCACCGATATTGTCGAGACGATTGGCAAGCTGCAGAAATGGGCTGGTCACATATGCCGAAGAATCGACAAGAATAGACCGTGTCTTGGACAATGTTGTTGTGGGTCGCCCTTGACCAAGACGGGTTGACGATATTCATAAAGTGGCTGTCAGCGACTGGATAAGAAAATCCGAGGACCGAGCACAGTGGACGTAGTAAGGCATTTGATGGTTTTAACAAAAGTTCGTAGTTTTTCATCAAGTATCAAGGATTTTGAGTATTTAGTACTTTCTGTCATCACTAACCTTAAGCCCGTAGTCAGTCTGCGCGCGTCCCTTCATGATGTACGAGATGTCCTTCAAGGCAGCGTAGAAGTCGTCGGGCATGTGCCTGAGGGCGGCGCCGCAGCCCGACCAcaccacgccgccgccgccccacGACACCGTCACGCGCTCGCACACCGTGTAGTCCACCAGCGAGCCTGCGCAGTGAAATACAATAAACAACAATATCaggccaattcgtatcgggcgctgagATGGATTCACCTACCCTCGAGTCCCCTCTAGTTCTACTAGGCCTAAATAGTAAGGAGTTTCGGCTGAGGATTAAGAGAGAGATTGCCTTGcacgctcgcacttacgcggtaaggcggcacacgacaagtataagatttttgtatggagtgttcgAGGTGTGACTATGTTTAGAACACACAATATCTGTGCTGTCTAACTTTGCTCCGGATTTGGAAACCTACCATAGATTGTACTGTAAGACGTAAGCAGTAAAAGGAGTGCGCGCTGATTGTCTGTCTTGCTCTGGGTTGCGCGTATCGACAAAAATTGCATCTACGTATGTAGTGTCTGTCTAAAACGAGATTATTCTTTGTAGTTTCCAGGGTGTGCCAAAAGCATAACGCCAGCTCCAAACACTTAATGTCAAAATACGTACGTATTTCGGACGCGTTTTCGTACGTAAACGTACGAACACTGATCGACAGAACAAAACGAACAGCTTGCCTCCAGGGTGCCTACGACCCTGCCGGCGCCCCGGACTGTCTACATACCGGTGTGTGTGAGCGCCAGCAGCCGCTGCGCATGCGCGGGGTGCCAGGCTGCGGCGGCCAGGGTTGCGCCGGCGCCGGGCTGCACGTCGCGCTCTACCGCACTGCAGCCCGGAGACACAGCCTCCGCCTCCGCTTCCACCGCGGTCTGCGGGCAAGAGACTACTCTTTACCACCAAATAATCACCCAATCTCTACATTCTGCGTGTAACTGTACCGTTGGAAAACGCGAACTTTTGCAGACCGTCAAAAAGAGAAAAGTTGCATATTTAGGGCATGTGCTAAGACACGAAAGGTACGAGCTGTTGCAACTCATAATGATGGGCAAAGTCGCAGGAAAAAGAAAAGTGGGTCGGAGGAAGAAGTCCTGGTTGCGTAATATCAGGGAGTGTACCGGGATCACGAGTGCGGTCGAACTGTTCCGCCTCGCGGGAGATAAGGATAAATTTTCAGAGCTGATGGCCAACCTCCACTAGTTGGAGAGGCACCTGAAGAGGAAGAAGTACTTTTGGAGGACATCACATAACATCGAGACATTTTTGACAacttttgttatgttaaatcCAACGCGACAGTCGTTACGAAGTTTCAAGGAGACAGTGATTacaattcattttatttctgAAACCCCACACACAATGTCAACACAAAccaaattatgaattttacagAACAAACTTACAGTAGTATCAGCAACCTGAGCACTCTTGTTGTCACTGTTAGCCTGCTGGATATCATGCAGCCTCACTGTCGTTGAATCTCTCTGCATGGACATGAGTAGATTCCTTCTACTCGGGCACCACTGCAGTTTCACCACAGCGCGGGGTTGAGGTAGGGTTAAGATGGGCCGCTCGAAGTTGCGCGCGTCCCACACGCACACCACGTTGTCGCCGCGAGACGCGACCTGCCACGGGTTGAAAGGGTCGCTgcacgcgccatacaagtaccgCGAGGTTGTCATGCTCACTGCCTTGTTCGATAGGTCTGGAAATGTAATGGAATGTTATGTGGCATTGATAGAACAAAGAAGTCGACGTTAGTTTATGTGGAATGAAATATTAATAGCTTTTTGTGACTCCGATTTTGTGGTTCAGAGTGTTCTTATTATAATGAATAAGGCAGAGTCTTCCTTTTCTAGTAAACCTATAAAATGGACATGGATGTTAAAGTAGACAACTGAACATTTAGAACTGGTCTATAAAACCATATGGaaacattttatgcctgtcaattaatTCAATAACGTGACATTAGCAGATCCAAGAATAAACAGCTGAAGGTTGAACCACATTTGAGAGTCGCCTCATCGATTCTGCCGCGTACGGTCGCTTTCTCTCCCTTTAACATATGACGGTTCatagtaacagaaaaggatagattTATAGGAAATAACATGTTCATTAGGCGGTGTGTTACCTCTGAGATCAAATATCTTGATGTGCTTGAGGTTCATGGAAGCCAGCAGCATCCGGTTGGCGCAGTTGGCCCAGGTGACGCTGTGCGCCGTCTCCGAGAGGCCCATCTCTGCCAGCGGCTTGGCTGCGTCCGCCGGCTGCGAGCTTGTACCGGCTGTGGTGGTAGAGTATCTGATGTTAGTTACAGCTTAGAGACTTGCCCCAAAACGGAGGTGGGAAAGACTGTtgctctctccctcacggtgattgatGTCTCCTATCCTATAGTGTGACAGAGAGCGCTGACCGGCGTCTAGTGTGTGACTAGCAAGATAGTTACCCAAGCACAAATAAAACTCTCGGCAGACAGAGACAGAAAATGCGGCGCAGGTTGCATCAGTCTCTCGTGCGTGACACGTGCATATTGACTGTTGCGGACTCAACTAGTttaccagctagttccgcccatacatcatagatggcgcttatcatACAAATTAGATGGCTTAGAACGCTCTAGCAGAGTTTTCACAAGTTTCTAAATGACAACCCTAATTGTTTTTTGAAGAACAGCTACCACTCTTTTGTTTAAGAAATTACCTCCAGAAGATTGActcttttttacattattattattattagcctgtatgatcccactgcatGATTAGTAATATTAGTAGAAACCCATCATTCACCTGCTGGTTCATCAAGAGCGGTGGTCCGGTTGACATCCCACAGCAGGATGCAGTGGTCACTGCGGTGCTTATCAAGTGCCGACGCTAGCAGGTTGCTCTCCACTTGACTCCAGGACACTGAGTTGCAGGGACGCGTGTACCGGGGGACTGGGGGACAATAGAGGGATGAGTTTATTGAAAGGGAATAATTTATGAGTTACTCAGAGCATAATTAgagttatgtatgtgtttatgtatgtgtataattgatatcacatggtttccaacATTGAGTCTGATAAAAGGAGAgacttaatcagaatttataAAAGAAATGACTTGAGTTACTAtgattgtaaaatataacaattatttaaAGTCATACCAAACTCCCTGCCAGCTAGACCCAATGGATCATATGTCTGCTTGAGTGTGGCGAGTGTAACTTTGCCGTTGGAATGTCCGAGGGCCAGTAGTGGGTCCGGCTGCTCAGTGATGGCGCAGATGTCGACGCAGCGCACCCCGCTTGCGCTCTGCGACGCTACCACCGTGGCACCCCGGGTAGGGGAGATCTGTGTAACTGTGAAGCAAATTCATTTGTCTGTTATTAACGGTAAACAAAATCTACTATAGAGTACACATAGATTACAGAAGCGAGcttatttgtaaatataagACCAAAATTTTCGTTAACTGCGCATAACAATGGTTTTAAACGATTATTAGGTTGTTTGCTAACTTGTGATAAGAGAATGTTTATTTAACCAAAACAAAGTCGCAGAAAAGGGTTCAAAACTCAGGATGTAAAGGactttaagtattattttcttcGAAGTACTGACTCTACTTACAAGTAGTTTTCTTCTCGATTTCTTTGAGACGAGCGACTTCATATAAGGTTATGTCGGGGCCCCAAACAATGAATTTGTCATGATGCACTGGTGACCAAATAACATCTACTTTAGCACTAGACATCATTTCCATCCAATGATGAAAAGATGCGGCTGATAACACACCAAAACTCCCTTTTTCGTTGTTCAGAAGTACTGTGGGTGGCAATATTTTGGTAtttgttttgacatttgcgcttcgTAAATGTCAAAATGATCTGTGTGATGTACATGATTT
It includes:
- the LOC126372112 gene encoding GATOR complex protein MIOS, translated to MEMMSSAKVDVIWSPVHHDKFIVWGPDITLYEVARLKEIEKKTTFTQISPTRGATVVASQSASGVRCVDICAITEQPDPLLALGHSNGKVTLATLKQTYDPLGLAGREFVPRYTRPCNSVSWSQVESNLLASALDKHRSDHCILLWDVNRTTALDEPAAGTSSQPADAAKPLAEMGLSETAHSVTWANCANRMLLASMNLKHIKIFDLRDLSNKAVSMTTSRYLYGACSDPFNPWQVASRGDNVVCVWDARNFERPILTLPQPRAVVKLQWCPSRRNLLMSMQRDSTTVRLHDIQQANSDNKSAQVADTTTAVEAEAEAVSPGCSAVERDVQPGAGATLAAAAWHPAHAQRLLALTHTGSLVDYTVCERVTVSWGGGGVVWSGCGAALRHMPDDFYAALKDISYIMKGRAQTDYGLKPDLWQNADLADDEVLSGLWHFLALSKSLVEDGCIRNSPWKHPGVRTVLRSPGEGGYRSEMVPSLLPDLPNRRVTIYRSAERTRALQLCGWGWGWENAGAGVERLEAAGTPCRAAALAAFHLRLRTALDVLARAREPQLRVVALALAGLSEERLWREAVAAAAAALPDAYLRALLHFLAASVAGAAPPHQAPHHSPDLSAVLNETEMRLEDRVAFACIFLSDSKLHEYVRTTCDTLVEQGDLSAMLLTGASPEGITLLQRWVEHTGDVQTAALVAARCFTPELLAEPRVAHWLDSYRGILDSWRLWRARCALDTCVVAGRGSRAARAVAAGCTYCGKAVAAPPGPPRPRHPLARLPPPAAKMKQISSCPNCRKPLPRCGVCSLHLGTGAGAGGAGGAPGAPFAAWFSWCVACRHGGHAHHLIEWFQEHTECPVSSCNCHCSTLDPPDRADWV